A section of the Rhizomicrobium sp. genome encodes:
- a CDS encoding response regulator yields the protein MSMSQTLAPHLPYLRRYARALCGSQSSGDTYVRAALSALLAGDQTLVEGVAPRVGLYRVFHAIWQSASGRIDENTTRIAETKPSPETRLSALDSNKRAALLLTAVEAFSLEEAAFILDETAEEVERAIVDAQQTIDRQLASRVLIIEDEPIIALDLENLVTELGHKVVATAATRAEAVAKAHSERPGLVLADINLGEGGSGIDAVAEILNSFDIPVIFITAYPEKLLTGERPEPTYLIAKPFLPETVQATVGQALFFHSAAKKAA from the coding sequence ATGAGCATGTCCCAGACCCTTGCCCCGCATCTTCCCTATCTGCGCCGCTATGCCCGCGCGCTGTGCGGCTCCCAGTCCAGCGGCGACACCTATGTCCGCGCCGCCCTGTCCGCGCTGCTGGCTGGCGACCAGACGCTGGTCGAGGGCGTGGCGCCCCGCGTCGGCCTGTACCGCGTCTTCCACGCCATCTGGCAATCGGCCTCGGGCCGCATCGACGAGAACACGACGCGGATCGCCGAGACCAAGCCGTCGCCGGAGACGCGCCTGAGCGCGCTCGATTCGAACAAGCGCGCCGCACTGCTCCTGACCGCCGTGGAGGCCTTCAGCCTCGAAGAGGCCGCCTTCATCCTGGACGAGACCGCCGAGGAAGTGGAGCGCGCCATCGTCGACGCGCAGCAGACCATCGACCGCCAGCTCGCCAGCCGCGTCCTCATCATCGAGGACGAGCCGATCATCGCGCTCGACCTGGAGAACCTCGTCACCGAGCTCGGCCACAAGGTCGTCGCGACGGCCGCGACCCGGGCCGAGGCGGTCGCCAAGGCCCATTCGGAGCGGCCCGGCCTGGTGCTGGCCGACATCAATCTGGGCGAAGGCGGCTCGGGCATCGACGCGGTGGCCGAGATCCTGAACAGCTTCGACATTCCGGTGATCTTCATCACCGCCTATCCCGAGAAGCTGCTGACCGGCGAGCGGCCGGAGCCGACCTATCTGATCGCCAAGCCCTTCCTGCCCGAGACGGTGCAGGCGACGGTCGGCCAGGCGCTTTTCTTCCATTCGGCGGCCAAAAAAGCCGCGTAA
- a CDS encoding DUF1328 domain-containing protein, which translates to MLGYAVLFLILALVAGYLGFFGLAGLAASIAKILLIVFVVLLIVSAFSGALRGRPPI; encoded by the coding sequence ATGCTCGGATATGCGGTTCTGTTTTTGATCCTGGCGCTCGTCGCCGGCTATCTGGGCTTCTTCGGATTGGCGGGCCTTGCGGCCAGCATCGCCAAGATCCTCTTGATCGTCTTCGTCGTGCTCCTGATCGTGAGCGCCTTTTCCGGCGCGCTGCGCGGCCGCCCGCCGATCTAA